The following is a genomic window from Halodesulfovibrio sp..
TGCACATACTATACTGTCATCAAATCACTGAGGCTGGGTACGAGTACTCATTTTCGTTGATGCAGCTGCTAACAATCTTTCAACCGCAACGGATAATTCATCATATGAGCACAAACCACGGAATCTCACAGACGGATTTTCAAAAACTTATGCTCTTACTGTCAGAAAAACGGACAGCCCACACGACGTTACGCTCCGGCATCGCATTATGTGCGTTTTCCATGACCATCATCTCTTTTATTCTCGTTATGGCTTCAAAAGTTGTGGACAGCTTTCAACTGTCAGTATTTATCCTACCCGCAACCATCAGCACTATTCTGCTTATTCTCGGCATCTACTTTATCCGCAGAGGGATTACGAGAATGCAGTTTCACGATAGGCTTATCGACCAAATTCTCTACTCCAGCCATGAGGCACGCTCTATGTTCTACCATACCCGTAAACGTGATAAGGCTTCTTTTTCAAGACCCCCTATGCACTACGATGCTGTTTTTCATCTCGACACTACTAATGCTGACATAAATAGCACTATCAAAAAAATCACAACCTATTTTGCCGCAGTGGGAAGTCAACAATTCTCCGCAAGCCTTGTGGTAACTGGCTCTGGAATTAGCATGCTGAAAAAAGACACACCACACGCTGAACAACTGACTCAATTGGCTTCAAAGGGGTTGCGTATCGTGCTCTGTCATGACGCTATTGCCCAAGCTGCTCTTCGCCCTGAATTCCTGATTCCTGAGGGGCGTATTGTTCCTTCTGGACTTATTGAGCTGGTCGAACTCCAGCGCAAAGGATATGCATACCTCATTGTGTAGATAGCATTCTCAAAACCTCACACTTCTACGCACTAAACGCTCTCTCATACTTGCAACTTTCAGGAAACATGGACTTCAGAAATTCTTGTGTTGTGAGCGTGTCTTCTTCTGTAGTTTCCTCAGTATCATTAATGCAGAATGTCTTTGGCTTGAGCCATTTTATCGCCGCTAATCTTTTTTTATACCGCCTGCTGTCTGCACACGTTTCAATGTGTTTCAAATCATTTTTGAGTAGAGAAAAAACTTTGCTGGCTCCGCCCAAATTCACCATGTCGCCTGCATTACGGTTTAGGCAGTATAAGATATAGGCAAGAGGAGGGGCAAAGTCGTTTCTTGCCCTGAATTTATTATTCAAAGTTTGTTCATATTCTTCGTGAAACTGCCCTATCATTTCGTTTACTAATGACTTTTTAATAGGCTTGGGAGTATGCCTGAACTTAACGGGTGCAAACCCCAACCCCTTATCCATGAAAGCCTTCCGCGTTTGAGCAAAAACGCAATCGAGATCACTCATCTGGTCATCAATTCTCAGACAATCTGCCATAGACTTTTTTTCTGTTGCTCCCCAGATAATTGGCTCGCCTGATTTATCGAAAAAGTCACTCTTCGACACACGATTTCCAAGCATAAAATCATCATTAAAAGCCAAAAAGTGCTCTGAAACTTCAGTGGCGCGAGGCAAACATAATTCAATTGCACAACTGTTAAATGACGGCAGGTAGGAGGGGGCAGGAAAAATATCTTTATGATCTATTATGGTGACATTTTCCTCGTTGATGAAAGAAGGTACCTGATTATCCGTTACGATAAACACCCTATTCACCCACGAAGCATATTTCGCAATAGATCGCAGCGAGTAGAGTAATTCATTATTATCGCGAAACCTGCACTCACTCATCACACCAGAAGCATTTTCTGATTGTTTAGGTTGAGCGTAGGAATCTTTTTTTTTACGCCATTCAGGGTCACTACCATCTACCCACGTATAAACTACATCTACTGGAAAATCGAAGCTCATCATCTATCCCTTCAACTAACTTTTCCCATCATAATTTTTTATAGCTAACACCAGCTAGCCATCCATTTATAACAAGATCGTTCTTATTTTGCGCATGACCGTATGCCCTTTTTGATGTGGATATAACTATTTAATTTCTAATTCTATTTTAGTTCAGTGTTAGCTTATGAAGTGATGGCATTTAATCAGGTAGTATTCAGAAATTCGTTCGTTTGTTTTCAGAATTTGCACAAAGATAATCGGTAAATTTCTATCGCGGTAATTCGGATAACTATATGCCGGTGTGCAGCTCTCACCAGTTCGGTAGACTCAGCAC
Proteins encoded in this region:
- a CDS encoding DsrE family protein — encoded protein: MSTNHGISQTDFQKLMLLLSEKRTAHTTLRSGIALCAFSMTIISFILVMASKVVDSFQLSVFILPATISTILLILGIYFIRRGITRMQFHDRLIDQILYSSHEARSMFYHTRKRDKASFSRPPMHYDAVFHLDTTNADINSTIKKITTYFAAVGSQQFSASLVVTGSGISMLKKDTPHAEQLTQLASKGLRIVLCHDAIAQAALRPEFLIPEGRIVPSGLIELVELQRKGYAYLIV
- a CDS encoding Stealth CR1 domain-containing protein yields the protein MMSFDFPVDVVYTWVDGSDPEWRKKKDSYAQPKQSENASGVMSECRFRDNNELLYSLRSIAKYASWVNRVFIVTDNQVPSFINEENVTIIDHKDIFPAPSYLPSFNSCAIELCLPRATEVSEHFLAFNDDFMLGNRVSKSDFFDKSGEPIIWGATEKKSMADCLRIDDQMSDLDCVFAQTRKAFMDKGLGFAPVKFRHTPKPIKKSLVNEMIGQFHEEYEQTLNNKFRARNDFAPPLAYILYCLNRNAGDMVNLGGASKVFSLLKNDLKHIETCADSRRYKKRLAAIKWLKPKTFCINDTEETTEEDTLTTQEFLKSMFPESCKYERAFSA